The following proteins come from a genomic window of Athalia rosae chromosome 1, iyAthRosa1.1, whole genome shotgun sequence:
- the LOC105686047 gene encoding cytochrome P450 6k1-like, protein MEMLPSSWLANGVSLILLLFGLFYVYSKFKLRYWKNRGVPSLPANFIFGNFKDAVLVRESPGNVMATLYEHSKKSQFIGFYVFHKPCLLVTHPDLLRHILIKDFDVFPNRLFGTGATRDIPASKNLFSLNNPEWKYVRSKISPALTSGKLKKMVPLMIESAQSMLDYINSCPTDGNSFKHMKIHDTASKYANEIISSLAFGIKTNSYEIPETKFQAMSRELFAITPRRVFDLFVIFFFPEWCDKTRTSMFGSTESFFRDVFWNSLNVREQSGQKRGDLIDSLIQLRNEEKDPRFHFDGDHLLAHSAIFFLAGQGTTTTTLAFALWQLALNPEIQERVRHEVKEQLANHGLTLEAFQEMKYLNQIISETLRLFPPAPILDRLAMKDYKIPGSDVVIEKGTVVYVPLCGLHWDPEYFPDPMKFDPDRFSDERKSSILPMTYMPFGVGPRNCIGQRLGMIQTLIGLALILSEYEVSLDPDNKNSVDPKALFLAPLDDIYLYLKKVE, encoded by the exons ATGGAGATGTTACCATCGTCGTGGCTCGCCAACGGCGTTTCtctgattcttcttcttttcggtCTGTTTTACGTATATTCGAAGTTCAAACTGAGGTATTGGAAAAATCGGGGTGTTCCTTCGCTGCctgcgaattttattttcggaaacTTCAAAGATGCCGTGTTAGTGCGAGAATCACCGGGCAATGTCATGGCCACGTTGTACGAGCACTCTAAAAAATCGCAGTTCATCGGATTTTACGTATTTCACAAGCCGTGTCTGCTCGTCACACACCCCGATTTATTGAGACATATTTTGATAAAGGACTTCGACGTATTCCCCAATCGATTGTTCGGCACGGGTGCGACGAGAGATATTCCCGCCAGTAAGAATTTGTTCTCCCTGAATAATCCGGAATGGAAGTACGTGCGATCGAAGATATCGCCCGCCTTGACAtcgggaaaattgaaaaaaatggtaccTCTGATGATAGAATCGGCCCAAAGTATGCTCGATTATATCAATTCTTGCCCTACGGACGGAAATTCGTTCAAACATATGAAAATTCACGATACCGCTTCGAAATACGCGAACGAAATTATCTCCTCGCTGGCGTTCGGAATCAAGACGAACTCCTACGAAATTCCTGAAACCAAATTTCAGGCCATGA GCCGTGAATTGTTCGCTATAACCCCACGTAGGGTATTCGATCTCttcgtgatatttttctttcccgaATGGTGCGACAAAACTAGAACGTCTATGTTCGGAAGTACCGAAAGCTTTTTCAGAGATGTCTTTTGGAATTCTCTCAACGTTCGAGAGCAATCGGGGCAAAAGCGTGGCGATTTAATCGACTCGCTGATACAATtgagaaacgaggaaaaagatCCCAGATTCC ATTTCGACGGCGACCATCTCCTCGCGCATTCTGCGATCTTCTTTTTAGCCGGACAAGGAACGACCACGACAACACTTGCGTTCGCTCTGTGGCAATTGGCGTTAAACCCGGAAATTCAAGAGCGAGTGCGTCACGAGGTAAAAGAACAACTCGCGAATCACGGCCTCACGCTGGAAGCTTTCCAAGAGATGAAATATCTCAATCAAATCATATCTGAGACCCTGCGATTGTTCCCGCCAGCGCCAATTCTAGACAGACTCGCCATGAAAGACTACAAG ATTCCCGGTAGCGATGTGGTAATTGAGAAGGGTACCGTAGTCTACGTTCCTCTGTGCGGACTACATTGGGATCCGGAATACTTTCCAGATCCTATGAAATTCGACCCCGACAGATTCAGTGACGAAAGAAAGTCGTCCATTTTACCCATGACGTACATGCCGTTCGGCGTGGGGCCCAGAAACTGCATcg GTCAAAGACTTGGAATGATTCAAACCCTTATAGGATTGGCACTGATTTTATCGGAGTATGAGGTATCTTTAGACCCGGACAACAAGAATTCTGTGGATCCCAAGGCTCTGTTCCTGGCACCCCTCGACGATATTTATCTATACTTGAAGAAAGTTGAATAG